From Pangasianodon hypophthalmus isolate fPanHyp1 chromosome 30, fPanHyp1.pri, whole genome shotgun sequence, a single genomic window includes:
- the wu:fi04e12 gene encoding desmoplakin-B isoform X2 — protein sequence MSVFGSQRALHSLGRRSGSRSDVALTNYQPSGNGFGQEYAEDYNYTFSKGSMGGGQGPPLHVIIHQRASILQSQCQEFLHKAEFILQTDADRVRAAAEAEHCMMSARDVIEQLKGLAVDLRNMGQPNESVLMIVEECTEQLRAVHMALGGSLQRKSRGSRGSMGWDEADRNFQDAIAWISQQKRLIETSPWGDEPAVIDQHIMNHNKFHNSIQRSVEVERAQEELRERRDKASLRLLEQEWDSLQKLSFERGAQLHELQSIISEITREIMWVNDREEEELMFDWGNKNIDVYIPKKQESYSRLMSDLEEKEKYLNKLKVKVDNLLASNHPASDKIEAYMETLQTQWSWLLQITKCIHVHLKENAAYSQFFIEANQTYIKLQQHHEVIRKKFICDKTTPLTNLQELLKSLEKEQEHLMAHKQQVQQLVNKSKSIVRLKPRNPEEKSNNPVKVQALCDFRQDQKVICKGDMGILKDNTERSKWLVTGPGGLDMEVPSVCLLVPPPNPLSISLASKNEQYYEALQSVWNQLFINIKSLISWQYCLHDISRINSLTITMLSQMRPEEYRSIIKSLESHYQEYQRNCLGSEMFGDEDKRALESQYSGAQKHYDQLIIQLPAYLGQQEVVVDSAVLQGAKVSSGVNVLSELHALQLKLETMESAFSTHQHIPVGQGAPTQCTSLITSTQAVAKDVGLLRGEFQRLNEQVLTELEGMKDTDKAQFLRIQLNLISQRLDRLGSHSAAYLLRLKALKSLLKAMLQAEDVVKVYEARLTERETTSLDPAEVQEYQSALRVMRSELDQKEGALRSLEEELIKARQCNEQIDQNCHRCDVDLCLYSEHVKQLSDRWKRIQTQINSRYGDLDTYLQQLKHYLNSSSALSAWINDTKSRIEAQITARTDDITFLKKVLNQQKALNSEITGKRETVEVVQRDGDMCVNTIKDYELGLASYSAGLETLLNIPIKKTMLQSPATVVIQEVSSLHSRYLELLTRSSDYCKSLGDSLKNLEELKMRNTKIDLLEEELRLLKADIEDRDAKNVSLREALSQYQLKLNESQEHLLSLEEVKRSHALQCSTAQANLSSSQNRLHELMEELQRLKLLVEEEKRNRKIVEERYSSQQEEHEEAMRKRLKELEGATWAKIELEKTVSDRTREIECMRRQLEEETQNLKQTQMELAKTSSLIQSSQSQCTELQQERDALIKKIKTLEENMTHMQKTEEDLKKNRLSLETELRLKKQLQEENERLRNEVGIWKKQRQSQDEHVQQHITVRMALEGECTSLRTRMEQLQAQLKEVEERYKLQLQGLEQERSDLVTLRDSLQEEVLRLKEKANVINRYTQTDYPGTTVDPSTLVFDGVRKKVTAQQLHDCGVIDKKTLDHLLKGHQTVQDVAVNIKLNLKGTGAIAGLSGPSGKLTVTEAKKDKLISTDSAVKLLEAQAATGHIIDPRANLKLTVEEACLNGLVDEGDKKQLLIAEAACIGFRDSNTTKLLSASQAMRKGMIDQDTALRLLQAQEAAGGILDPVLSVYLPKDIARDRNLIDEKLYQALNEKPNCYIDPGTNLSASYVSLKRQCKADPTTGLLMLPAPPGPMTVQGLREKVSLSHLVEANLLEPSDIDQLREGKLTSQDIEHKLRAYLQGSTCIAGVYDEADTRILPIYQAMKEGLLRPGTTLELLEAQAASGFIIDPINNQYYTVEEACKKGLVGVEFKDKLLSAERAVTGYKDPGSEKIISLFQAIERGLIEKGHGIRLLEAQIASGGIIDPKQSHRIDVDVAYKRGYFGEEMSQILKNEGDDTKGFFDPNTHDNLTYLQLKSRCITDDKTGLVLLPLHDKSKISTQKNTTRKTRVVIVDPDTNKEMTVHEAYQRGLIDYETYMELSKQESEWEEITVTASDGTSKLVISDRKTGLQYDLKELLDKGVISEDNLHEYRSGNITLTQFVDIITTKTIDMNKPLSSSSSSFSVSSQTVKTEIMTSVGSAPLQQTPSSPNTLKRIASMSITLTSSGEFTDEQSPVGAIFDTEKSEKVSIYTAMKHGLVDSITAQRLLEAQACTGGIVNPENGRRISIQEATRNGIIDNDMANRLKPAQKAYIGFEDVKTKKKLSAAEAVKEKWLPFEAGQRFLEFQFLTGGLFDPEHGRRRTLDDAVHLGWLDGRASQKLLDTRHHPKMLTCPKTKLRITYKEAMDACILENKTGVRMLPAASTSSHGISSPYNSNPSSAPGSRTGSRRGSMDQTYSNSPSSRYSSFSYSSTSFSSRSLS from the exons ATGAGTGTTTTCGGGTCGCAGCGCGCGCTGCACTCTCTCGGCCGGCGCAGTGGCTCGCGCAGCGACGTCGCTCTCACGAACTACCAGCCGAGCGGTAATGGATTCGGGCAGGAGTATGCAGAGGACTACAACTACACCTTCTCCAAAGGCTCCATGGGGGGAGGACAGGG CCCTCCCCTTCATGTTATCATCCATCAGAGAGCTTCCATTCTCCAGAGCCAATGCCAAGAGTTCCTTCATAAAGCAGAGTTTATTTTACAAACG GACGCAGATAGAGTGCGGGCTGCAGCAGAAGCAGAGCACTGTATGATGTCTGCCAGGGACGTTATTGAGCAGCTCAAAGGTCTTGCTGTGGATCTTAGGAACATGGGCCAGCCCAACGAGAGTGTGCTAATGAT TGTGGAAGAGTGCACAGAGCAGCTAAGAGCAGTACACATGGCTCTGGGTGGCTCTCTGCAGAGGAAGAGTCGAGGCAGCAGAGGCAGCATGGGCTGGGATGAGGCGGACAGAAACTTCCAAGATGCCATTGCCTGGATTAGTCAACAGAAG CGTCTGATAGAGACATCACCATGGGGAGACGAACCCGCCGTCATCGATCAGCACATAATGAATCACAACAAATTTCACAACTCTATCCAGAGAAGTGTGGAAGTGGAAAGAGCTCAAGAAGAACTA agagagagaagagacaagGCCAGCCTGCGTTTGCTGGAGCAGGAATGGGACAGCCTACAG AAACTGTCGTTTGAACGTGGTGCTCAGTTACATGAGCTTCAGAGCATCATCAGTGAGATCACTCGAGAGATCATGTGGGTAAATGATAGAGAAGAGGAGGAACTGATGTTTGACTGGGGCAACAAAAACATTGATGTCTACATCCCCAAGAAGCAAGAGAGCTACTCA aggttGATGAGTGAtttggaggagaaagagaaatatttgaataaactGAAAGTAAAAGTGGACAACCTACTGGCAAGCAACCACCCTGCATCAGACAAAATCGAG GCTTACATGGAAACTCTTCAGACCCAGTGGAGCTGGCTCCTCCAAATCACCAAATGCATTCATGTACATCTAAAAGAGAATGCAGCTTACAGTCAG TTCTTCATAGAAGCAAATCAAACATACATCAAACTACAGCAACACCATGAGGTCATCCGAAAGAAATTCATCTGTGACAAAACGACGCCCCTGACGAATTTACAAGAACTGCTTAAAAGCCtagag AAAGAGCAGGAGCATCTGATGGCGCACAAGCAACAGGTGCAGCAACTGGTCAATAAATCCAAGAGCATCGTGAGACTAAAACCAAGAAACCCAGAAGAGAAGAGTAACAACCCTGTTAAAGTACAGGCATTGTGTGACTTCAGACAAGATCAG AAGGTGATCTGTAAGGGTGATATGGGCATTCTAAAGGATAACACCGAGCGCAGTAAATGGCTTGTAACTGGACCTGGAGGCCTGGATATGGAGGTGCCTTCTGTCTGCCTGCTAGTTCCGCCACCCAACCCGCTGTCCATCAGCCTCGCCAGCAA GAATGAGCAGTACTACGAGGCCCTTCAGTCAGTGTGGAACCAGCTCTTCATCAATATAAAGAGTCTCATCTCCTGGCAGTACTGCCTGCACGACATCAGCCGCATCAACTCCCTCACAATCACCATG cTGTCTCAAATGCGTCCAGAGGAGTACCGCAGCATCATAAAGAGCTTGGAGTCTCACTATCAGGAGTACCAGAGAAACTGCTTGGGTTCTGAGATGTTTGGTGACGAGGACAAGAGAGCCCTTGAGAGCCAGTACAGTGGAGCCCAGAAACACTATGATCAGCTGATCATACAGCTCCCAGCTTATC tcgGCCAACAGGAGGTGGTTGTGGATTCGGCAGTTCTCCAGGGTGCTAAGGTTTCATCTGGTGTAAACGTGCTCAGTGAATTGCATGCCCTGCAGCTGAAGCTGGAAACCATGGAGTCTGCATTCAGTACACACCAGCACATCCCAGTGGGACAGGGAGCACCAACACAATGCACCAGTCTTATTACTAGCACACAG GCAGTGGCGAAGGATGTGGGGTTACTGAGAGGAGAGTTCCAGAGGCTAAACGAACAAGTGCTCACAGAACTAGAGGGTATGAAAGACACGGATAAAGCTCAATTTCTCCGCATCCAACTCAACCTCATCAGCCAGAGACTGGACAGGCTGGGGTCTCACTCTGCCGCTTATCTGCTAAG GTTGAAGGCTCTGAAGTCTCTGCTGAAGGCCATGCTGCAGGCAGAGGATGTGGTGAAGGTTTATGAAGCTCgactcactgagagagagacgaCGTCATTGGACCCAGCCGAAGTCCAAGAGTACCAGAGTGCTCTTAGG GTTATGCGGTCTGAGCTAGATCAGAAAGAGGGTGCGTTGCGTTCACTGGAGGAAGAGTTAATTAAGGCTCGTCAGTGCAATGAGCAAATTGATCAGAATTGTCACAGGTGTGATGTTGACCTATGCCTGTACAGTGAGCATGTAAAGCAACTATCTGACCGTTGGAAGCGCATTCAGACGCAGATTAACAGCAG GTATGGGGATCTGGACACATACCTACAGCAGCTAAAGCATTATCTGAACTCAAGCTCTGCTCTCAGTGCCTGGATTAATGACACTAAAAGCCGTATAGAGGCTCAGATAACTGCTAGGACAGATGACATCACATTCCTCAAAAAAGTCCTTAACCAGCAGAAG GCACTGAATTCTGAGATAACAGGAAAGAGGGAGACTGTGGAGGTTGTACAGAGAGACGGTGACATGTGTGTTAATACCATCAAG GACTACGAGCTTGGCTTGGCATCTTACAGTGCTGGGCTAGAAACTCTACTCAACATTCCTATAAAGAAAACCATGCTGCAGTCTCCAGCTACAGTTGTGATACAGGAg GTTTCCTCTTTGCATAGCCGCTATTTAGAGCTACTTACACGTTCAAGTGATTATTGCAAATCTCTTGGAGACTCACTGAAGAACTTAGAAGAACTCAAG ATGCGGAACACCAAGATAGATTTGCTTGAAGAGGAGCTAAGGCTTCTGAAAGCAGACATAGAGGACCGTGATGCTAAGAATGTGTCACTGCGAGAGGCACTCTCACAGTACCAGCTTAAGCTGAATGAATCTCAGGAGCACCTTCTTTCCTTGGAGGAGGTGAAGAGAAGCCATGCTCTACAGTGCAGCACAGCACAGGCAAACCTTAGCTCCTCACAGAACCGTCTACATGAGCTTATGGAGGAGCTGCAGCGTCTCAAACTACTTGtggaagaggagaagagaaacagaaaaattgtGGAGGAAAGGTATAGCAGTCAACAGGAAGAACATGAGGAGGCCATGCGGAAAAGACTAAAGGAGTTGGAGGGGGCCACCTGGGCCAAAATCGAATTGGAGAAGACCGTGTCGGATCGGACACGGGAAATTGAGTGTATGCGGAGGCAGTTGGAGGAGGAGACACAGAACCTGAAACAGACACAGATGGAGCTGGCTAAG ACATCAAGCTTGATCCAGTCTTCCCAGTCTCAGTGCACTGAATTACAACAAGAACGAGATGCCCTCATCAAGAAGATAAAAACCCTAGAAGAAAATATGACCCATATGCAGAAAACTGAAGaagatcttaaaaaaaacagactgtcaCTAGAGACAGAATTGCGCCTTAAAAAGCAGCTGCaggaagagaatgagagactCAGGAATGAGGTTGGCATCTGGAAAAAGCAACGTCAAAGCCAAGATGAGCATGTGCAGCAGCACATCACAGTGCGCATGGCACTAGAAGGAGAATGTACCTCGTTGAGAACACGTATGGAGCAGCTGCAGGCCCAACTGAAAGAAGTTGAAGAGCGCTACAAGCTCCAACTACAGGGATTGGAGCAGGAGCGCAGTGACCTAGTTACACTCAGAGATTCCTTGCAAGAAGAGGTTCTGAGATTAAAAGAGAAAGCAAATGTAATAAACAGATACACTCAGACAGATTATCCTGGCACAACTGTTGATCCCTCCACTCTGGTCTTTGATGGTGTCCGCAAAAAAGTCACAGCCCAACAGCTACATGACTGTGGTGTTATtgacaaaaaaacactggacCACTTGCTAAAGGGCCATCAAACTGTCCAGGATGTGGCTGTTAATATCAAGCTGAATCTCAAGGGCACAGGAGCCATTGCAGGACTGTCTGGACCCAGTGGAAAGTTGACAGTCACAGAGGCCAAGAAAGATAAGCTGATCTCAACAGATAGCGCAGTGAAACTGTTAGAGGCTCAAGCAGCAACAGGACATATAATTGATCCCAGAGCGAATTTAAAGTTGACAGTGGAAGAGGCTTGTCTTAATGGACTTGTGGATGAAGGGGATAAAAAGCAACTGCTGATTGCAGAGGCTGCCTGCATTGGGTTTAGAGATTCAAACACAACCAAACTTCTGTCAGCCAGCCAAGCCATGAGAAAAGGAATGATAGATCAAGATACAGCCCTGCGTCTGCTGCAGGCACAGGAGGCTGCAGGAGGGATTCTTGACCCTGTCCTTAGTGTATACCTCCCCAAGGATATTGCCAGGGACCGTAATCTAATTGATGAGAAACTTTATCAAGCCCTGAATGAGAAACCAAACTGCTATATAGACCCTGGCACAAATCTGAGTGCTAGCTATGTCAGCCTTAAGAGGCAATGTAAAGCTGACCCAACCACAGGCTTGCTCATGCTACCAGCCCCCCCAGGACCAATGACTGTACAGGGTTTACGGGAAAAGGTCTCTCTGTCACATTTGGTAGAGGCCAACCTGTTAGAACCTTCAGACATTGATCAGCTAAGAGAAGGCAAACTGACAAGCCAAGACATTGAGCACAAACTTAGAGCCTATCTGCAAGGGTCCACCTGCATTGCTGGAGTCTATGATGAGGCCGACACACGCATTCTGCCTATCTACCAGGCAATGAAAGAAGGACTCCTACGGCCTGGCACCACACTGGAGCTTCTGGAGGCTCAGGCTGCTTCAGGCTTCATAATTGACCCTATCAACAACCAGTACTACACAGTGGAGGAGGCTTGTAAGAAAGGTCTGGTTGGTGTGGAGTTCAAAGACAAGCTCCTTTCGGCTGAGAGAGCTGTCACTGGATATAAAGATCCTGGTAGTGAAAAGATCATCTCCCTTTTCCAGGCAATTGAGAGAGGCCTGATTGAAAAAGGCCATGGTATTCGCCTACTAGAGGCTCAGATAGCCAGTGGCGGCATCATTGATCCCAAGCAAAGTCACAGAATTGATGTGGATGTTGCCTATAAGAGAGGATACTTTGGTGAAGAGATGAGTCAGATTCTAAAAAATGAGGGAGATGACACAAAGGGATTTTTTGACCCTAACACTCACGACAATCTCACCTATCTACAGTTGAAGAGTCGTTGCATCACAGATGATAAAACTGGCCTTGTGCTTCTGCCACTTCATGATAAGAGCAAGATATCAACACAAAAGAACACAACAAGGAAGACAAGGGTTGTAATTGTAGATCCAGACACCAATAAGGAAATGACTGTACATGAAGCCTATCAAAGGGGGTTGATTGATTATGAAACTTACATGGAGCTTTCCAAGCAGGAAAGTGAGTGGGAGGAGATAACTGTCACTGCCTCAGATGGTACCAGTAAACTGGTCATCAGTGATAGAAAGACAGGCCTTCAGTATGACTTGAAAGAACTGCTTGATAAGGGTGTAATCAGTGAGGACAACCTGCATGAGTATCGCTCTGGGAATATTACTCTTACACAGTTTGTTGACATCATCACCACAAAAACCATAGACATGAACAAGCCCCTCagctcttcctcatcctcattcTCAGTGTCATCCCAGACAGTCAAAACAGAAATCATGACCTCTGTTGGAAGTGCTCCCTTGCAGCAAACTCCCTCCTCACCAAACACCTTGAAGCGCATTGCCAGTATGTCAATTACTCTGACATCATCTGGAGAGTTTACAGACGAGCAGAGTCCGGTTGGGGCCATTTTTGACACAGAGAAGTCTGAAAAGGTCAGTATATATACAGCAATGAAGCATGGCCTTGTAGACTCTATCACGGCACAACGACTGCTAGAGGCGCAAGCCTGCACTGGTGGTATTGTAAACCCAGAAAATGGGCGCCGCATCTCCATTCAAGAAGCTACTCGCAATGGAATAATTGACAACGACATGGCTAATCGGCTGAAACCTGCACAGAAGGCGTACATTGGCTTTGAGGATGTAAAAACCAAGAAGAAGTTGTCGGCTGCTGAGGCGGTGAAAGAAAAATGGTTACCGTTTGAGGCTGGACAGCGTTTCCTTGAGTTCCAGTTTTTAACAGGAGGCCTCTTTGATCCAGAGCACGGTCGTAGACGAACACTTGATGACGCTGTACACTTGGGATGGTTGGATGGAAGGGCATCACAGAAGCTCCTGGACACTCGTCACCACCCAAAGATGCTGACCTGCCCCAAGACAAAGTTGAGGATCACATACAAGGAAGCTATGGATGCCtgtattttggaaaataaaacaggGGTACGCATGCTTCCTGCAGCCTCTACATCATCACATGGTATCAGCAGCCCTTACAATTCAAACCCAAGCTCTGCTCCAGGCTCTCGGACTGGATCTCGCAGAGGCAGCATGGATCAAACTTATTCCAACTCACCCAGCTCCAGATACAGCAGTTTCAGCTACAGTAGCACCTCTTTTAGCAGCAGGTCTCTATCATAG